tttatttttttgtcaaggtgagaaaacataaataagaTGTCTTTTAAAAGGCTAAGATGATGTGATTgtcaaaaatacaaaaaaaaagctaagaTGATGCTGGTTATGATAAACTGATAATGCAAGTTgcaaattcaacattttcaaaattgtatATTCATAAATCCAAGATCTAGAGAGTATAGTTCGATCGTACTACTACCTTACAAGAACTAACCAAGCAGTGGACCAAAAATTTTGTATCTGAAGGTAAAACTGGTATATCGGCCTATTATGTGCCTGATGGATCATAATTTTAGTGGATCGAACCCCGTttcaaatgatcaaacaaatattcaaactGCAATTACCATAAGAACTAGACAGATTTGGCCCATCAAATATTGAACCCATTAACAAACACTTTAACAACTAATATATTGTGTAGCCCATTAGTAAAGAGCGTTCggcaaattattatcaaatatAAGATGCGAAAACTCGATCGAGATTTTACGTTTTCACATTAAAGATTAAGAAACTGCAATAGAATATCCTAAATATGAATTCcaacattaatttttctttaatactATAAGTAATTATTATCAAGTTCATACATGTTTCATTGACgacatttattttcttgagcGTCATTGTGAAGCGGAAAATCTAATAATTCAACGGcattgaaatatttatgtaattgTAGAAACttattaattaatgttatAACGTTGAAATGTCGATGTAATGAGAGCTTCTAGCTAGTGTCTCTTGGGTAACTCCTCGAAGCGCAAATTGAGAGATGCGAGACGCGAAAACTTGGGTATGAAATTTTGACTCATAACTTGTGATCAATTTCAACGTTATAATATGAATGAGAATAGTTGCCGAATGTTTAGTGTTTGAATAATGCTTAtagtttgaaaaatgtttgaatagtgttcttatatttttctcgagtgaaaatttattattagtgTAAATCTTCGATCTGGTAAGACTAAAAGgtaaaaacttattttaaacaaacacaGCATTTTTATGTtctataaaacaataaaattaaaaacgtAAAAGGAATTCACCATGCAGCCACTTGCTTTAGGTttacaacttttattttatgttataaagTATTAACATGCATATTGTAATtttgaaagcaaaacaatGTAAATGTAACTAAATGTAAACAAAAGATCGAACGAAAGTAATTGTTGgacagaaaaatatatcttagTTTCCAGGAAATGAGTTTAGTTCACTACTTAGATGCCTATCTTGAAAAACCTTAGCAAAACTATAATTGCCATTGTTTTGGGTTCAACAAGTCTACTTGCTGCTTTTACTAGTTAGTTAATACATCTCATTAAAAATACACTTTACcatggaaaaaataatacaatcCACCACATTCTTTTGAATTCTATTTTATAATGACCAGAAAAATCCTAGATTTTCTCATTTATCTACAccataattattattatttttacttcaTTTATATAAGTATGCATTCAAGTTTTATACACATATTTAAATGTCAGTATTTTAGTAACACATACAATATCATTTTAAGTGAGACCgtctaaattttgtaaaatctataaactacaaatttaattaataatatatttaacataattctaatatatatataaacgtttcaataatataaattgaaatgacaaaatttaaatttttgaaatgtCACAGTTATCTTAAAACAGATAAATTGCATCTTACAAATAACTTATCTACCACTTGTTATGGTCGAACatagatatttaaataaataatctaatAGGCATGACGGAATTCCTCAGAGTATGGTATGTCGCTGGAATACCCATGATGTACGTACAAGAATTTGCATTTTAGTAAACTGAAAACTACTCCACAAAAAAAGCTATAATTATCTACAAATTTTTACAATGGAAAGtcataataattgttttgtttacaaatgGACGTCTTTCAATCCAATTGCAAggtaaacattttattttatatccGCGAGTGATTTGTCAAGGGTgatttttctagtttttaatttttatgtatatgcATACAGGTTTGTGTGTATGCAAATACTAGAACCAAGACGAGGCAATATGATCGATGGAATCTTGTAATAAGTTTCTAGCATAACTTTTAgcacatttatatatttgtttctaagTATCCAAGACGTGCAAACTTCATTGCAACCTAGTCGACATGAAATCCAGCTATAGGAACTTATAGGTTATAGATTATATCTCCCTTTTTGACGTGGGCTAGGTTACATCGATCTAACGCATCAATTGTAagtaacaaatataaaaatcttaACATTTTAAGATATTAAACTATTTATACATACGAAAAAGCTAATTATTCGCAACACTTTAGTAAATTAACGGCATGCAAAAAAGCATAGGTATATTTTCCCTTTCTGAAGTAGGTATTCTtgagaatatataaaatcgaGCATAGGCATTCTCCCATCTAATTTCTGAACCTTTATGAATTTcagtttcaaaaatatttgacaacGAAAGTTATAATCTACTGTTAGTCTTATTAATTCTGTTAATTAGAGATATCATCtgtttttcaatatatatgtaatcaTTAATGCTAATCGTgagtttcatcttcttggaAGATATGTGTACGTCTGGAAAATCCTTGAAAAATGAGGAAATGCTACTAGTTTTACTATAAAGCTGAGATTCTCAgggggaaaaaaaagaggaaaagcAATGCATATTCACAACATGAGCAATGATAAGTTTTGAAGAGGGTGAGATCCAACCTTTTAggattaaataatataaagtttaaaagaAGCTCATTTGATAGAATGTGTTGGCCACATAATAAGTTGTTTCCTGCCTGGTGATATCTGGATAATGATAGAGAATCTTCTATACCAGTTAAGGCGTTATTTGCTTACCTTTTTGTAAGCAACCCTTGAATGAAGCATTTAGTCACTCCATATATTAGATAATACAATTTATGAACATGCAACATCTTTCAGTTTAATTAACCTTTTTCAActacaatttttaaaaaaatcaagaaaacaaatcataagaaGTATTACttaaaacattgttttaaTCCGAATAATTTTATGTTCTACTTTAGGTTTGACCgatatttctaattttatatatatgttaacacGTTTTTATGAACGGcgattttttgaaataattttgaaattttatatgacATTAATAAAAGACTGGGGCATATTGTTACCGTTTTACAACTTGAATAACTTAGCTTTAGCTTCCTCATTATATTAGCAATCAACTAATAAAATAGGTCGGCATTACTTTACCTTATACTAAAACAGGAGATTCAAATTCCCATTTGGTGTACAGAATAATTACATCAGCTTCATCATAAAGAATGGAATAAATAATcagaatattattttgttgtgtttttggcagcaatattattatttattattaagtCAACCATTCGGAGTGGTACTACcaagtttttaatatatatcctTTAATATGATCATGTCGTCATTACTAAACAATCATAAAGGTTAATAAGTTCTTAAGCTTTATTCAATAAGATCAATACTTCCAACAGATTTCTCACAGTTAAACTgcttttttttacatttttatgccaaaaaaaaatgctagTATACAGTTCAGCTGCTCAGATAggaatcaaataatttaaactGAAACGCTAGCTGTTGAATATCGACATCTTGTATACACATTAATCGAACAAGATTtattatagtttatttttcaaaagtaaacaaaCTGCGAACTTGTGTTTTCGTTTTAGGACATTGTGAACGTTTAGACAGGACAAACGACTCTAAGTAAGTTGTCTTTGCTTAATTAAAATTAGGTATATACAAATGATGTCTTTTGAGAACACCAAAAAGACCATATATTTAGATGTTTGGTTCATTTCCAAATATCAGGACGTACTTAacaatatcattttcttttgcagtGATGTAAGGTGTCTTTCATTTTCGATTCCCCTCTTCGCATTATCTATTCGTAAgtctttttctaataaattgTCTTTCAGTaattgttttaacttttttttaaaacgtacactaataaatatatgttactATGTACATaaacattgttttaaaatctcattaggttaacaaaaaaaaaaagtctctaTTTATGTAGCATAATCGATAAAATGTCATCATTCGAATTCACTTCCACATATTATATGTAAGGTATTTAGGAGAACATGAGTTCGATTATCGTTAAAAATGATTATCAAAATCTTATTTCGATTCTGGAAAATGCATGGATATCTAAATTCGTAatattcatattaaaaaaataaccaataaATAATGGATCATAATAAGTATTAATGGTTTTTTCCGCTGTTAGTAAAACTTGTACCCAGGATCCGGTCATGATTCCGCAAAAGCTACCCGAGATATCACCTTCTTTTGGTATATACACATCTAGTTCTCATATGTCCTGTCCTCGTAATAAAACGTGATAATATGGTTTTGTCCCCGTaagtcaaaaacaattatttcaattatttagttatttaggATTTGACTTTTTTATCAGGAGAGAGAGCTTGTGCCGCCCATTGGTCATCTAATTATTTCTTTTCCGACTAGAGACACCCAAGTTATTAAATAACTCAACTACGGTTAAGTTAACCAGATGAGTATCgtttaatattgttaaatttGAGTTCGAAGCTAATTCTATCTTCGTGATCTGAAAACCACAGTTGTGTTAGTCCATACTTATGAAATGTGATTATGTTACCTAGTTAGATGAATTTCGTTTAAATATATCatgagttttgagtttgaaatGATTCTActctttttgaaaaagaaacaactttGATCAAAAATATTACAGTACAGACGAAACATAGGTTAGTGTTTGTAAAGTTTGGTATCTCGTAGAGATGATCATATTATACCAATATACTTATATACttatttatgatttcaataacatatgtcaaaaagaaaatgacatgtatatgtaaaaaaaaacatatgtcaATTTACTTGTGTTTAGCAAAGGCATGTAACACGTATTAATATTGAAAAGTAATCAGAGAGTCTAACGGTTTAGGGTCTATCCATTTTCACTTTAAAGACatttaaaagtttgtaaacAGCCTTGTAAACTtatgaaaaatcaaataagagGGATGCAATAGTTTTGCAGAGTTCTAAATTTTAACTGTGGAGTCAGTCTCTTATCATCCGTACACCAACTTGGTTAAAATCACTATCACAACTACCCCTTGAAACTATTATGAATTTCGTTTGTACATGCAAGTGTCTACAATGATTTAATGGGGAGGTTGTTGGTTCAAACTTTCAAAtcaatcgtttttttttcctgatttACTTTGtgtttaaattttacttttacttaagttacattttcttaatgcttagtttaattttctaaaaggGAAAAACTATGATTTATACGCGGATACGAGGGAGTGGGATgcattaaacaaaattcaaatttgacGTCAATTaagcaaattaaaacaataatctGTTTCACCTTTTTGTGACAAGTGGACGTCTTCTTTCTCATCCAAGTTAGCCATCTATTTCTCCTAAACACATTGTTAATTAGTTTCATTATTAGTGACGAAATCAAGACGCCGTAACCGATAATTCTAACATAATCCCTTTTATAATAAGAAGGATACAATTTCAAAGAACATACTAatatttacaatattatttaAGATTGTATTATTGAACAAGTTGTCATTCCTGTGTTTGGTCAACTATGGCCTTTGGGATACTCAGAAGGATTCCATACCCAATTATTTAATTCGATACCCTTCTTCTACATGATTCAATcaatccttttaaaaaattgaatctgtattttttttcttccttcgtCACCTGCTGGAATattaatatcatataattaGTAATAAATCATTAAGTTTTGTCAATGTTACACATTTAGACCCTAcaactttatttaattttatctatCAAGCTAACAAAATAAGGTACTAACCAgttaatgaaattaaaattgagGATATACATATAGTTTAGTAAAAAACTTTGATCGATACCTTATCTGAATTGAAACTATTCTGATCTATcctaacaatattaaaaatggtTTACATGCGCTATCATCATTTTTTCTACTAAAGGATTTAACGCTTATTGTAAaggccttttttttttttttactctgaTGGTTTGTCAGAAGATTATTCGTTAATGAATTATACGTTTGTTATAAACTGTAAATCTTCATTTTGAAtgtaaaactcaaaaattaaaattgaagcAAAAGGTAGTTTCCTTGTTCGTGCTAACTGCTAATGTCGATTAAGATTCATCCTCTTGAAATGACCGAGTCAACGCTGAGGGAGAATCTCACGTGGTCCTACCAACTATCACGTGCCAAAAATCTGGGCCCTGAGATATACCTATAAGCAAAAGCCAGCTCCGCCCAAAACATTTGATCcatccattttcatttttattttccaattttgaagttagggtttatttttataagtttccattaatttattttcttattcctTTTCGGAGGatgtgtttattaatttaatttcaatagAAGATAATATATTTGGGTTCACCACTcgttctctttttctttttggatggGACTCTTCATTGTGACTTTTTTGTTCTCGCTCTTCCACAATCTTTGGATGTGTACAAAATAATCGATTGTTGGGGATATTATAGTAAATTTAGCAATATGAAACTAGCAACGAAGAAAGTGTTTATTGATGGGTTCAAAATTTCATCGATCTGCATATCAATAACTCGGAAAGAGATGGATCATGACACATAGTAtacaataaattttataaatttcgAAAATTAACTAATTGAGGATAGAAATTCATCAATtacttaataaataaataaaaaactgatTCAAATGTATGTTTTACTTCTGTAACATACaatttcttgcttttcttGAAAATTGACTCGTTTTTTATATTGGATATTTTACATAGACTTTGAGACTTATTAATAAAACTAACTAACCATCTCTTACAAATTGTTggaataaattatttttatttttctgttggctctataaaatgaaaatgacctttgttcttcttctttatactcctatatatgttttctccagagagaaagagaaccaTTGAAGTTGCGAGACTtccaattatatatatagttcatgAAAGTCCTGTGACCAtgctctttatttattttatttcactaTACGTTAAATAAATGGAAAGTAGGGTAATAATCATATTGCAGCATGATTCATTTTAGTGGCGTCTAAGAAGCATTCATTTTGAGCCATTAAATCTCAAGGTAGACTTTCCCAttaacacaaaagaagaaaaaattggtACGTAATCATACCAACATCTACAAATCTTtggtttcaattttgtaaCAAAGACCTAGAttgttgacaaacaaaaagcaaataCCTAAAAGGACTTTTATTGACTTCTATAAAGATGTTTTGAttgaaatttcatataatttaataGTTTCCTCAAACTATATgcaataaaattataatttgataattaCATGTGAAAGAAAACATGACTCTCAAATTAATATGAGTCgattatcaataaatttttgtGATATGGCTGTGCTGCAGAACAACTGAATGGGCCTAGAAGTAAAGTTGATAttgagcaaacaaaaaacgaaatagattttttttttcttttgggcaAACtcaaaaaacgaaatagatatGCCTCGACAATACtacaaaatctcaaatgaaCAATATTGATGAAAATGCGTTTGTAACACagaaatcaattattttgaattattttccATATATAGTACAGACGTAAAAAACATACTGTATTATCTTTCATGgaagtaaaataattttccaAGAAATAGAACAAATGTAAAACAGGTGGTGGCTAAAACTGGTGCTTTTAATGGCTAATGCCATTGAATCACTGACAAAATGACCGATGACTTCAACTTAAAAGTTCAAGCCCACAGTTCCAAAGGTAGAGGAAGTGGTAAAATTTAGGTAtggtctctttctctctctctcaattttctctttctacAAATATATACTACAGTTACAGTAgtagttattattattaattattctCTCCCCAATCAAACAACACTCATCAGAGTCACACATGTgtcacttttttcttcaatattttagttttatgaataaaaaatcaaaataaaacaataaaaacttttttaactTGGCTAGTTTCCCAGTATAAATAGATGTATCAACGAACACATTTAAGACcacaaaagaaaccaagagCTCTCAAACAAAACAGCCTTTTACATAAGAACAAACACCCCCaaaaactgcaaaaaaaagagagagatcattAATCCATCTTCAAGATGTCTCTTCCTGAAACTAAATCTGATGATATCCTTCTTGATGCTTGGGACTTCCAAGGCCGTCCCGCCGATCGCTCAAAAACCGGCGGCTGGGCCAGCGCCGCCATGATTCTTTGTAAGTATAATCACATAATAAAAGTTCTAGAGAAAAGCTACCAACAATATACATGCTGAAGACaagaattgaaactttttaatgGCATTTACTAAGTTATAAGTTTCTTATGGCTATCATTCTTATTCTTTTATGTATTCTCGATGTATCCAACTTTatcattaacaaaattttattgtgTGAAGGTATTGAGGCCGTGGAGAGGCTGACGACGTTAGGTATCGGAGTTAATCTGGTGACGTATTTGACGGGAACTATGCATTTAGGCAATGCAACTGCGGCTAACACCGTTACCAATTTCCTCGGAACTTCTTTCATGCTCTGTCTCCTCGGTGGCTTCATCGCCGATACCTTTCTCGGCAGGTTtgtctataaatatatttatatttacttaACTAAAATCATTCagattctttttaaaatattaatttgagttcattcattttgttttgtataggTACCTAACGATTGCTATATTCGCCGCAATCCAAGCCACGGTAAGGACCTCAAAAGTCCCTTTCTCCTTACCAAAACTTATACCcaagaaaacgaagaaaataaaaatattgtctAGTCAATAAACAAATCGAAATAGTAAACAGCATAAGTcgttatttttgttatagtttTCCGAAAAATAATATCCGTGTTATGAACTATGATGCTATCAGGGTGTTTCAATCTTAACTCTATCAACAATCATACCGGGACTTCGACCACCAAGATGCAATCCAACAACGTCGTCTCACTGCGAACAAGCAAGTGGAATACAACTGACGGTCCTATACTTAGCCTTATACCTCACCGCTCTAGGAACGGGAGGCGTGAAGGCTAGTGTCTCGGGTTTCGGGTCGGACCAATTCGATGAGACCGAACCAAAAGAACGATCGAAAATGACATATTTCTTCAAccgtttcttcttttgtatcaACGTTGGCTCTCTTTTAGCTGTGACGGTCCTTGTCTACGTACAAGACGATGTTGGACGCAAATGGGGCTATGGAATTTGCGCGTTTGCGATCGTGCTTGCACTCAGCGTTTTCTTGGCCGGAACAAACCGCTACCGTTTCAAGAAGTTGATCGGTAGCCCGATGACGCAGGTTGCTGCGGTTATCGTGGCGGCGTGGAGGAATAGGAAGCTCGAGCTGCCGGCAGATCCGTCCTATCTCTACGATGTGGATGATATTATTGCGGCGGAAGGTTCGATGAAGGGTAAACAAAAGCTGCCACACACTGAACAATTCCGGTACGATTCTTTTAATTAACTCATCATTTGCTTTCCACGTACGATCCTCAAAACTTacaatgatttaaattttaagataaaagttttaaaatttttctttttcttttccatttaaGGGTTAATTGAAATAATTGAGGTACTGGTTCCCTTAATTAAATGTGATAGTATCAGTAGActttaaaaatgtgaaattaaaAGTGGGGTTGTGTGGGTGAGAAATAACTCGAAATGCTCGTGTCCTTTAATTATAGTGGGACCGTAAATATTTCTCATTATATGCCTACTTGGCAttagaaatcatttttttttgacagccattataaattaattaaaaggtGTTGAAtatctttctttgtcttttgttacggggaaaataaattattttcataatattattACTCGACCATACAGCGAAACTGGTCCAGGATACGAATTATACAGCTAATTACaacatttttggatttttgggtTCAAAGTCCCTACTTTGGCATtttatattgtatattttttccttaaaatccTATGTGTGTGTGCATGTGTATATCTTTGTTAGATAACACGTTAAGTTCGGTTCATAGAATAGgtaggaaaataaaagtagtCTCTCGGAATTAGTCGGAAAGATAAAGTAATTCAGATAAACAAATGAATAAGTATATGCAAGTGATATCAAGTGGGGTAAAATTCTCCATCTTTACTTTTTGCCTATAAAAAATTTCACACCCACTCGTagaatatttggtttttacaGAAAGAGTATCTTCATCATTGCGGAAAATTAAATACACCAATTTGctattttatctttattatagtattataattatgattatgattctAATGCCTTATAACTTTAAATACACATACACTGACAcacatatatctatatttatattcCCCTGACTCGTGAGTTTTCCCCCTTTAAGTACggtatcttttatttttgctaaCTTAAGTACAGTATCTTTTATCCATCAATCCCTATGCATACCTACATAGAAATAAAAGAATCCAAAGgaatcaatttttctttataccAGATAATTTATGGAAAATCTATTTAGCATCTCTAGATATTGGAATCCCTTTCTcggaaataaaactaataaagaagaagagacgagAAGTTAGGGTAGGGAGGCAGGTGTTTTGTCTGTAGTGAAAACGATCAAATATCGTGTCGTAGCACCTCCACTACTTTACACCTTCACCGGGACAGACCCAAAGTTAGGCATAATTAAGAACCCTAGCGTCACATGCACGACACGTGCTTTGCGTGCTCGGTGCTTCATTAAATTTCTCTTTCGTTTGGGTCTCTCTAAAAGGTAGttgaaaactaaagaaaaaacctTTTACACTTTTCCATAAATTCAAactcttaacttttttttgccTACACTATTTTAAAAGCAATTACGTATTTGTCATGCATGTGTGTGAAGGATATATCATCTTGAAAAGATTCCACGTAACTATCTCCACAACATGTTGATTCAAATATTCAATGCGTAAGCtatattccaaaaaaagaaacaatgtaTTATTGATATGAAATTTCAATAAATAGGGACACTTCATAATTTTCtaagaaacacacaaaagatCTTTGGTTTGAAAAATCAGATACTTATCTTTAATccaatatatgtaaaatattttatctcCATTTTACATAATTTACTATTATATTCTAATTATTCcttatatcatttttgatgCCACAGTTCATTAGATAAGGCAGCAATAAGGGATCAGGAAGCGGGAGTTACCTCGAATGTATTCAACAAGTGGACACTCTCAACACTAACAGATGTTGAGGAAGTGAAACAAATCGTGCGAATGTTACCAATTTGGGCAACATGCATCCTCTTCTGGACCGTCCACGCTCAATTAACGACATTATCAGTCGCACAATCCGAGACATTGGACCGTTCCATCGGGAGCTTCGAGATCCCTCCAGCATCGATGGCAGTCTTCTACGTCGGTGGCCTCCTCCTAACCACCGCCGTCTATGACCGCGTCGCCATTCGTCTATGCAAAAAGCTATTCAACTACCCCCATGGTCTAAGACCGCTTCAACGGATCGGTTTGGGGCTTTTCTTCGGATCAATGGCTATGGCTGTGGCTGCTTTGGTCGAGCTCAAACGTCTTAGAACTGCACACGCTCATGGTCCAACAGTCAAAACGCTTCCTCTAGGGTTTTATCTACTCATCCCACAATATCTTATTGTCGGTATCGGCGAAGCGTTAATCTACACAGGACAGTTAGATTTCTTCTTGAGAGAGTGCCCTAAAGGTATGAAAGGGATGAGCACGGGTCTATTGTTGAGCACATTGGCATTAGGCTTTTTCTTCAGCTCGGTTCTCGTGACAATCGTCGAGAAATTCACCGGGAAAGCTCATCCATGGATTGCCGATGATCTCAACAAGGGCCGTCTTTACAATTTCTACTGGCTTGTGGCCGTACTTGTTGCCTTGAACTTCCTCATTTTCCTAGTTTTCTCCAAGTGGTACGTTTACAAGGAAAAAAGACTAGCTGAGGTGGGGATTGAGTTGGATGATGAGCCGAGTATTCCAATGGGTCATTGATCATGAAttcatgatcatgatcatgatgatgaacATTATGCATGTCTATGTTGatatgtttgaatttgattttgagttttgtttgtatattttatgATGCTTTTCTTAATTACC
This sequence is a window from Arabidopsis thaliana chromosome 1 sequence. Protein-coding genes within it:
- the NRT1.1 gene encoding nitrate transporter 1.1 (nitrate transporter 1.1 (NRT1.1); FUNCTIONS IN: transporter activity, nitrate transmembrane transporter activity; INVOLVED IN: response to water deprivation, nitrate transport, response to nitrate; LOCATED IN: plasma membrane; EXPRESSED IN: 25 plant structures; EXPRESSED DURING: 12 growth stages; CONTAINS InterPro DOMAIN/s: PTR2 family proton/oligopeptide symporter, conserved site (InterPro:IPR018456), Oligopeptide transporter (InterPro:IPR000109), Major facilitator superfamily, general substrate transporter (InterPro:IPR016196); BEST Arabidopsis thaliana protein match is: Major facilitator superfamily protein (TAIR:AT2G26690.1); Has 6820 Blast hits to 6682 proteins in 1271 species: Archae - 0; Bacteria - 3284; Metazoa - 500; Fungi - 374; Plants - 2207; Viruses - 0; Other Eukaryotes - 455 (source: NCBI BLink).); translated protein: MSLPETKSDDILLDAWDFQGRPADRSKTGGWASAAMILCIEAVERLTTLGIGVNLVTYLTGTMHLGNATAANTVTNFLGTSFMLCLLGGFIADTFLGRYLTIAIFAAIQATGVSILTLSTIIPGLRPPRCNPTTSSHCEQASGIQLTVLYLALYLTALGTGGVKASVSGFGSDQFDETEPKERSKMTYFFNRFFFCINVGSLLAVTVLVYVQDDVGRKWGYGICAFAIVLALSVFLAGTNRYRFKKLIGSPMTQVAAVIVAAWRNRKLELPADPSYLYDVDDIIAAEGSMKGKQKLPHTEQFRSLDKAAIRDQEAGVTSNVFNKWTLSTLTDVEEVKQIVRMLPIWATCILFWTVHAQLTTLSVAQSETLDRSIGSFEIPPASMAVFYVGGLLLTTAVYDRVAIRLCKKLFNYPHGLRPLQRIGLGLFFGSMAMAVAALVELKRLRTAHAHGPTVKTLPLGFYLLIPQYLIVGIGEALIYTGQLDFFLRECPKGMKGMSTGLLLSTLALGFFFSSVLVTIVEKFTGKAHPWIADDLNKGRLYNFYWLVAVLVALNFLIFLVFSKWYVYKEKRLAEVGIELDDEPSIPMGH